tttattgtgtttttaacaATACTGGTCGCACTTTTTTCAACAAGACATCCAATAAATGACaccttaaataaatattcaatgtATCATTGAAAGTGTATGATTTCCTACTTTGCCATTTATTCTCTAAAATTGTAAACTAATAGAGGAGTTTGGGGGAACAACAGGGTCGTAGTCTCATTACCACTTTTATATGGATGATGTCATCTCACCTGCAGAATAAGAGTAAAATGTCCTTGGAACAAGACTGAGACCAGCAGGTTTTTTATCAGTGTGACTCGAACGCACTGAAGTGTGACGAAGCAAGAATACACCACCATGGCCATGAGTACTGCTGTGAGTGAGGTAACCTGCACGAAGGAGAAAAACGTGCTTGTTCAAGACTGCCCATCTTTAACCCAAAGAAATGTGTTCAAAAGGTAGGATTCAGAGCGGTGTGGTAccttgggaaaaaaatcataaaatatcgATATTAGGAAGCAAATGAGAGAGTGTCAAagcgaggaaagaaaaagagataaaaataaagagagcgAAACATTAACGAAAAAAGGAACAGAGTGAAAGCTGgcttagaaacaaaaaaaagggggagataATAATAGTACAAGAGAGACGATAACATTCAAAGAAGCAatgtgagacagagaaagagaggaaggactagaacgagaaagaaaaagaaagaagaaagaaaagacggGTGGTGGTGGCATGAAGGCGCTGACCAGCAAGGAGATGCCCAGGATGTTGTTGGTCCTGTGCAGCTCGTTGATCAGCTTCTGATGCTCCATCCGCCGCCTGGCCATCACCAACTCGTCCACTGTCTCGCTCATCATGACTGGACACCGTGCTGCAACAGCAGTATTGGTATACATATACTGCTTCAATACTGCTGGTATAAGTATGGCACTAAGACACTGCTGTATAGTATAGCAGCACTGTGAATGTCAAGTAAGGAGGAAACAAAGCATCACAAGCTAACTTACTGTAGCCATTCCACCTGGGCAATCGGAGTTATGGCATCTATATACATCCTACTGTTATGAGCTGAGTCTGCAATATGAAAAGGTATTTGACCATCATCAGCGTAGCCTTCTCTTTGGTATATCTACCTATCTGATTGCCGGTGTGTCTGTCTATCCTCCCCTGCTATGCACTTAAAACCAGTAGATAGCATGTGCGCCATCTTTGTCAGGTAGCCTACCTCAAAACATGTCTGGCTGGAAACCCCGAGAACTCAGACAAGACGCATGGAGGCAAGGTGGAAAGAAAGTGGTGTGGATGCATGAAGACAAGCCACGAGCACAGGGAGATAAGCAGGGAGGGAATAATTTAGGAAGGGAGATAATGAGATCAGTAGCAAGACCACGACTGTAATCAGTGAAGTCACTCATTGCACTTCAGCCTGCCGGGAACCATCGTTACCCCCGATTCTTTCCAACATTCCCCCCTGCCCCTCCTCACTAATTACAACCACACACAGCAGcagcttctctctctttctctcttctctctctcttctctctatttcttctctctctctcgttctcgtGTAGATTAAATacaggtaaacaacaaaaatacggTAAAACTGGAAGAAAGCCACAGAGTGAGTGGCTGAACACTGACAGAACCTTCAGGAACAGAGATAGCTGCTGCCTGCAGGGTTACACTCTAACGATCCGTGCATTCTTCTTTCTGTCACCTGTTGAATATGATGTAAATGAAATTGTCCAGCAACATAACCACCCTGTGAATGTcgaataattttttatatagtTGTATTAAGCTGTCGGAATTTAAAATGAAGTTGATACTTGGCcaggaaatatttttgcatttaaaactttcaaaatgatCTCGCTGTTGCATTCTTTCAAGAGTGGCCAGGATGTCCCAATTTGGGGCGATCTTGTTCGTGGtactgcgcattacaaatactcactattatcttcatcatcatcgtcatcgagCATGTTGTTAGTTCTCTCTCTTCGTATTCTAAAGTCTCTACTTATGGCGCGAAGGTTCCAAAACATACTCTTTGTTCAGTGTTTAGTAATTTCAATAAAACCATGAAGTGACATAATTAAATATCACAAAAGTATCGGCTAACCGTAAAATTCAAAGAAACTACTGAAACTGCGGTCGTGGACGACCTTTACCCCAACCTCAACGATGTCAGGGGATCGCAGCGAGGGAACGTGGACATACAGCAATAAATGCCATTCATACTACTCCCAACTCACCATCGAAACCTGGGCCAACTGGAAACTGCGAATGCGTACAAAATAATACATAGATCCACGGAAATCGATTAAGAATCCGACTCACGCAATCTTTTGTTGATGTTCTTAAGATCACTGAGAAGGAGACTGCAGTGTCTTGGTTGCAGGACTTCCTCCAAGAATACTGGCCACACGACGGCGCCAGTATACAGGAAGGCTAatcaaacttttgtttacagCCGAACTGACCGACAGTTATTTTCCCTCGACGGTTTCCCCAATAACAAACTCCCAGAGGGGTCGTGCCGCCGGCGGGTGTCACTTCCGGTTAGGGCGCTATAGAAGTTGATGAGAAGGCCGCGCGGGTGATGTTGCCCGCGCACGCAAGGCATAGTGGGATGATTTGCGTCCCGCTTTGATAATGCCCGACAGTTAGCTTGTCAGATGAAGAGAATGTAGCGGTGTCCGGTCCGGGTCGGATTACGAGCAGAACGCACATCTGACAACCTTCATCTCCGTAATGCTGTGTTCTGTCTGGGCTGTTGTCGTCCATTATCTAGAAGGCTGGCTCAACCCCCTTCTTTATGAAGCAAACTGTTAGAAAGCCAAGTTTCATCTCCAGATGTTGAGAGCTATACTTTGGAAGAGGATGATAacctttaaagagtctgaaggtggctttagtttctttttaatcacacacacacactcgcacgcacgaACACGCAAAGCGTCTATCTTTCCTTCCATTCGTTCTGTTCTCttctcatattttctttctttcatgagTCAGCAATGACCAAAAACATGGGATGGTTCGCAGTCTAAAACATTTCCTAATGACTTACTGCTCGCAAGGTGCCTATAAATGTATATGTTAAAGGTCAGtgcaagtgaaatattttttcttcatgatcgggttaagttcattttaaaattagtaCAAAATAACTTCACCAAAATGTCGAAGATAACATTCAGCAACAGaacattgtgtcctggtcttTTATCATCTCTCCTCTTTGAATTCAGCTCATACCgacgacgctatttttagatATACTGccctttcatcattttttttttccttgaaaatgttcaggtgtgattaagagaaaaacattaataaaatatttctcgtgcctcttcGTCTTAAAATACTACCggaatatattttatgataCTTTATGTTCCAATTCCAGCGAATTTCGCTGAGCGCTCGCGTTATCCATTAATCTTCTATGCAatatacctctctctctctttcctctccccctcccacgtGACCTTGTGCGCACGGTAATGATGTTTACATCAGGTAGTTCCCTCTTTGCTAACTCATTTAactaatgagaaaaaaaattgccagaGAAAGAAGGCAGCTAATTAGTGACCATGTTCGTTCCACGCTGGGAAAGATGCGCGCACTTCGCTAATTAGCTGCTTCCTCACTTCACAGTGTTTCAACCTGCATAAGCAGTCATCTGGTCGAAGGTCCCATCGTTGTCCATAAACATCGCAGTTTCATAATTGAACCTATTGCTAAACCTATTTCCACTCTCTCTGTATATCCACACAGAAAGTATGTGTGCCCTCAAACTCTGTGTCGAGACAGGACTCCATTCACAAACAGCTCTAGACAATTTACGGCTTCACTAAACATGAACTGGCTCATTCTTACCGATAAAATAATCAGCAGCACAGAGAAAGGAATGCCAAACTGTCAACATCCTCTGCCTCTTACACGTAGCGCCTTCAGCGAGCAGCCAGGAGCACCACTAAGAGAAGTGGCATAAGATGTTGTGTTGATAACCAATcgcaaacattaaaattttttaagctGAATCTGTGGTACAGAGATCGCATTCATGAAGGAAAGGTAAGTCGTTAAATGTGGGAAAAAGGAGATAAAactcaaggaaaaaaatctccGTACTTATGGCGCATTCTCCAGATTTCGAGGATATTGCCTGATGTTACTTTATCCCAGGGGACCTTTGCCACTGATTGATAACTATGGTCCCTGGGTAAAGCAACATGCACGTTGGCTGGATGCCAGTTTCATAACTACGTAGACAGGAAGTTTACCTTGATTTACTCGAGACAACGGCTTACCTTCACTTCATGAATACGACCCCAGGCGGTGTCCTGGTAACAAACGAGTTACGTTTGTGGAGACAGTGGATTTTGTATGTAAGGCGGAACACATATGAACCGTTTGTCTTTAGCATCGGTCATATAATGTAATTTTCTATGAGCACAAAAAGAACTTTCAAACACTACGAAATATCtcaatcgtcgtcgtcgtcgtcctcgaAGCTTCGTTACCCGATGGCTGTCTTCAGTGTTAGAAGTGTGATGAATGTGGAAGTGGTGGCGGTGGAGCAATAGCAACAGCAAACACGCAAAATTAGTTTCCATGAAAACTTACCCAGATAGGCTCCCTTTACCTCAACTTAAATCATTGTTCTCCGGCTGTACAGAACTTTTAAGTATCCAAATGAGAATCTCTCCTCACAGGTAATAGAAAATTATCTCCAGAATGAACTCCACAAGTAGCTGTTGGACAATTTAGTAATCCGCAGCTACAACAGTTAGCACTCCTGCACTCGGGGTCGACCAACGATGGGATGAAGCGAACCAATGTTTCTTTCTCGCTATCCTCGCCGCCAGAAGCTACATTCACTTACAGAGCAGAACACTCACTAGTGAGCCTGCTTTGCATCCTCTCGTCGCACGagagtaaaatttaaaaaaaaaaactgtgatggAGCGCTTCCCAGCTCGTGTGCGACTTCGTCTTGGCAGTCATTAAGCTCGCAGAGGCTACAGGGAGTTCATTACAGGAGATAAAAATGCACGGGTAGAGAAACCCTCTCTTTAGaaattacaaaactttttaaaaatctttaactGCACCTGCTTGAACATCTCAACGCAAAATCTttcacatgtttgttttttgcccCTTAAGTTCAGCCATTCTGCgcttgtttggttgttgttgacTTTGCGTCAGCTAAGCGTGTCCTTATCTTTGCAAATGTGGTGCTTATACTCTGTTGCCAGACTACTACAGCGAGAAATTGTGACTACCTCATGTTTTGATCACTGAACCAATCAATAACCAAAGAGAAGTGACTGTATCGTCAATCCAGCTTAAACGATTAGGTTCgatttaaattttatctttcgacataaatacatatttattactttttcaagAATTGGTACttgttagaaaataaagaaagtgcacagacagacagtttCCAACCAGTTTCGAGTCATAAGACGACTGGGCATGCGATGCTCGCGAGAAACTCTGAACCACCCATCTAGGAGGAGATGGAGCGTGTGATACTCCTCAGATGCCCTTATGAATAGGTCTGGACTGGCTGTGTTAGAAAAGTGGTGCTCTGGACACTAGTCTAACATAAAACAATGCCAGTGGCACTTATTTCTTCTGTCATCAATAAGCATAATCGATCTTTCGCATGTGCACTAAATCATTCATTCTACAGAAACCACAAATCAATGAATGGTCCATTCAGATCCACTGCTGGCGCTGAAGACCATTTCAGAAGGACAGGTCAAGCATCTATTTGATGAAGATCttgctttaaaacaaattcaactGTAGAATGCGGAACAAAGCTTCGCAGACTCTGCATAAAAGGcaaacacttctgaaagtgtctgaaagCATTCACAGTGACAGCCATGTCCTGTCGGAAGAATTTGTCCATCTCCCATCGGCCGTTTCTGTGTACCTATGCAGGACCAATAGATGGAGGCTGGCCTTTGTTGTTTCGACCGTGCGACTTCTGAATGTTACttcaaacttgtattactgaactgcttgcagactgttgttgttgttgttgttgttgttgttgttgttgttgttgttgttgttccagTTAgctattaaaacattaaaacgaggctggtgtatacaaagcttccggtttagtcacattcattgcttaggctcaccgagactaacagcggagaacttcgcaagaagcgCAATCTGGTTTCAAATGAATGGAGCTGTCGGAACCATGAATGtgtcagctttcttttttttttttttttttttttttttttttttgtgtttgtttttttgtttttgtttttttttgggagaGGGGCAGATATGGATATGTTTTGTGTGCTTTCATATCGAGCTTGCTCCGAACTGCCTTCTGGGATAAATCATGTGTTATCTTCTCCCGGCAAGAAGAAAGTCGTGCTCTCCTGAGTAGCCAAGCAACGCGTCTTTACTACCGATGACGTCAATTTCTTGTCAGcgtcaaaaacaaaatgacgcAACCACCCGAACGTTTAAGATCTTTGACGTAAGACTTCCTGACTTTGTCTGTGGTATGGCGCGTGGGACGCTGAGGGTGCTTTTGTGCCAGGAAGAATTTGAATATGCGGATGATAACAATCTGTCGGACTGGGAAGAGTTCGGTAGGTCAACTCACATTTTTCCTGTGAGCACTGACAAAAGCAATCTCAGTCCAATAGATACAAACATAcctgcatcattttttttattgttacaagACTTTGTAAAGGAAAATTTAGTGTGCGACAAATGACTTCCGGCCCCTTAGAATCGACACTGTGCttgcagtttttattataattccCGTTTTTAAAACAACTAACGGCACACCACAGTGATTCTCCCTGTAAGATGCTAACAGCAAtctaaagaaactgaaaaaaggacaataattattaattatatttaaagtATCACAAGCGTTAGTATAAGCCTACTGcgtgtttcatattttttatgttcttacTTATTTATAATATTCAAATTTACGAACTATAGCAACATCGAATTTGGATACCAGAGATCTGCTTGGGCTTTTAGCGTTGCATTTCCAAAACTCCTTCTTTTGAAGTGCAAGATCTGTGGTTCATGTAGTTCTGCACAGGACTTTCACtgaattatttcattttgaaattatCGCTTGGGGTGCAGCCCCTGTATAAGCTCTATCTGCTGTTCTTCTGTTTGTAGTTTCAGTATGTTTGGCATGACCTTACTTGGGTGAGTGGTAATCAAGGCTCCTGGTCCGATAGTCGAACTTGGCCCAGATGTGGACTCCCCTTTTTTTGTGAGGAAGTATAGGTTATTTCCTTGTTTTACAAGTCTTGTTGAATACGGTTGTAAAGATGTTGATCATCGCCTCGTTTCTAGACACTCGCTTGTTGGGTTTCGTCGATGGTGGGAGCCTCTTTCTTTTAAGACCTGCGGGTCTCCGTTGCTTTAACGTGCTCTCTCCGCATTAttcttcgttttcttttatAGTACATCATTCTTCTTTccagttctttcttttattgtattctGGTTTGGATGTTACCTTTTATTGTTTAATCCGCACttcttactgttttttttttttcagtgtctttCTCACACAGAATTATTATGGCAGCTGTGACAAAGTTTCTAGACTGAGAGGTGTCTGTCAAGGATCTCATTGAGTTATATAGCTTAGTTGAAGTGTGGTTTTTAGAACAATGATGCCAGGAccttttctctaattttttttaaaaaggaaaaatctgtagtatatatatatgttcagcACTTACTAGATGATTAAAATTGGCGAACCACACGGCAATGCTTTCGTTGTGTTTCAGACGCTTCCATGCGTAGACGCCTTTGGACGTTTATCGTGATATTCAGCCTCTTTGTCGTCGTCTTCTGCATATGGGCCTACGCGTGTTGTCGAGCTGTAAATTCTAGCATGTCTGATGCCAGAAGAACCTGTTCTTATTACTGTCTGaagaaatcttatttttataatattatgtTTAAGAAGATTGTGTTCTCACACTTCAAACCACGATGAGATGGCCCGCACTTCTGGACACTTTCTTCCCGTACTGCGGCCAACAGAAAGGAAGCGAAAACATCAACTAACGAATATTCTGACATTGAACCTGGCACTTTTGGGGAGTACTCTGGACGGCGACCTCTCTCCGGGATGAATCGAAACTTATAAACGTGCTTCACTTTGCTTGGTCATCTCCCAGAGTGTAGGTCATTTTTCGTGGAATGCTGTTTGAACAGTGGTTATGTCCTTCAAATATCCGCTTTTGTAGTATGTGAACGATAAACAATAATGTTGCTGAAAAATTGCTCGCCTTCTAAAGGGACAGTCAAGCCCATAACAGTTGACAGTTCAATAAAGTCTATTGACAagatcttgttttctttgcagTAATCATTTGTTCATCATTCAAATATCGATGTGCACCGACACCTTTGTCGTCGGGTGTGACCACCTACTTAAAAAAGAATCTTAATGCGCGATATTCTGAAAGTATGGATTCACTAGCACAGTTCTCTTCTGTACGCGCATGCAGTGATTGTGCGTGCGTCAGTGCGGAAACGAGATTAAAATGTAAGGCACAGGGAAGTCAATGTTTTCGGCTGTGCAATATTTGACGTGAATAGCTACTTGTATTATTGGGCATGGATAGATTCTAATTTCGGTGTTAAGATAATTTGGTCTTGCCTAAGATGATTTGGTCATGGCAGGCGCTGGGGGAGAGGACGATTATCTAAGGGCGAAGTGCTTTTGGGTCGAAGTGACTTACCTCCCCAAATAAACAGTGTCTGCTTTGAATGTTTTCTAGACGGCTGACATCTTTTGAAGTGAATCTTTGCAATTGTAATGAGATCGTACTTGCAACACTGAGGTATCTTCAAACAAGGTAGCAGAAGTATGCAACACATAACAGTGACATAGAATCCATCATTCCTGGGAAATGATTACCATCAAAAGTTATTGCCCATTAGTTTTGACCACTTATCTCTATGAATTTTCATGACATAATAAATCttaaatttattatattaaGGTTGTGTAACATTGATATCATTAACATATCACCAAGTCGCActagaacacacacagacactcaaaagccaatttgtttttaatctttagcACACATAGCtacaacatttttctgtatttaagtACATGATGAAAATAGTCTTTAGAATATAAAAGATTTGGATGATTGCCTGAGCATAGCATTAtaatgatgaagaaagaaaatgacggTCATGTACAGTGGTTATTTTACAGACACAATTAGAACTGTCACATTGTCCCCACTAAGCCGAAGTACTGCAGTGTTGGCAAGCCTTGAGCAAGAAGTGTCATAGCGAACTTCTTCCGCTGATCGTCTATCAGTGGCATGTATTGTTTCATCCTAAGTATgaatgcaacaacaaaaaaatctttcagatAAACCATTAACTTTTTAATGGtaagaaaattgcaaaaaaagaGGTATATTTAGATTTATATTTAAAtcctttatatttaaataagaaaataatttgaattcCATAGAAGTACCAACCTGCAAGACATTATTCACAAACTGAATGCTTTCATCCATAGAGAAACTTTTCCACAATCCATCACAGGCAATCATTATAAATCTGGGACATATAAAGTGATGACACACTTTCAGAGTATGTTGCAAGGTTAACACAGCAGAATGTTAGGCTGCTAGTTCATAATATAAACCTTCCAAAGAAAATGGTTTGAAGAATTAATGAGTTCAAGGTCTTTCCCGGTATCTTGGACTGAGCttatacaattaaaataaaaatcttattctACAAAGGTTCCCAAATTATGTGTTAACACCTATACAACACTTTCTAATATTCTTTTCtgtactttctctttctctaagaacctgagaatttttttcataagtTCAAAAATGATTGATATACTAGAGAAGCAAAAACTCATCCTTTTCAAAGAAGTACATGTCTATCAATGCACaacattcaagaaaaaaaaacaaaacaaaaaaaatactttaaagacATACAGAAGCAATTTGAGGTCATTTTTATGTACCTGTCACTTGAAGTCAGCTGGCATCGTTTGATATCAGGCAAGCAGGTTACTCCATGATTTTTATAAGGGCCATCTCCAATTGACCGTGATACTTCTAAAACTCCCATCACCCTCCCGTctctgtaacaacaacaaaaaattttttcttaaattgatAAATCTCAATTGCCCTGcagctaaacaaaaaaaatatcagtttcatCAATATCAAACAGCTATTACATCTATTAACAGATGTTATTTCAGAAGTAATAATAAAGCCCTTATATATAACATTTCATGCACACTCAGGCCTGGAGATGGAGGGAAAGGCAGTGAGAAAAAGGAGACCACCAGCTCCTTGATGTATTCACAAAAGGGTCTTAGGGTCAGCTGTAAAATTCCATTTGTTCTCCAGCTGAATAAATGAAATGTGCTAAGCTTTTCAATAGCCATAAATATATGGAACAAGTGCATTCAAAAATGTTATATGTGTGAATAGTatatcaacaaagaaaaaagattattcTCAATAAGAATTTTCAAATGCTTCTTTCCTCCTCCTGCACATAATTACACATACAAAACCCTAATCCTCAAAATTCCACAGCCTGTCACAGACAATCAAAACCGTTTATTGCTTAACCCACCTCACAAATCCGCCTGCTTTCTGTATGCGCATACGTTCTGCATATACAGAAGGACTGTGATCTGTTGTCAATGGAACAGCtacatattttttctcatcttcCTTATACCTGCAAAGTAATGACTACACACAAGTGCACATCCATGCAAACATTTAATGCCATTCgcacattttgaaaatgtatgcacacacacatacacacacacagatatgtatAAAGAATGAGTATGTAGCTATATAAAGCATTAAAGTCTATAAAACACactgaatatatatttttagaacaatgataatattttaatattttatttttactattctCCAAGACACTAATTGCTAACAACATTTACACCTAATTgctctgtattttatttctcttctttttc
The Pomacea canaliculata isolate SZHN2017 linkage group LG2, ASM307304v1, whole genome shotgun sequence genome window above contains:
- the LOC112558235 gene encoding uncharacterized protein LOC112558235 isoform X2 translates to MMSETVDELVMARRRMEHQKLINELHRTNNILGISLLVTSLTAVLMAMVVYSCFVTLQCVRVTLIKNLLVSVLFQGHFTLILQVLLFMARTENLPDTRCFFKRTSFCEAIISGQSSSS
- the LOC112558235 gene encoding uncharacterized protein LOC112558235 isoform X1, giving the protein MYTNTAVAARCPVMMSETVDELVMARRRMEHQKLINELHRTNNILGISLLVTSLTAVLMAMVVYSCFVTLQCVRVTLIKNLLVSVLFQGHFTLILQVLLFMARTENLPDTRCFFKRTSFCEAIISGQSSSS